A region of the Methylomagnum ishizawai genome:
CCAGCGGCGATGCCGTGGGTTGGTATATCGACGCGGTGGCGTTCGAAGATATGGAAGCGCTGGACCCGGTCGCCATCGCCAGCGCCGAGGCCGGGCCCGGTTTCTCGTTCACCGGCGCGGCCCCCGGTGCCCTGGTCCTGGCGGGGCGCGGCACCTTGAGCGGCCAGCCCTTGGAATGGGGGCCGGTCAAGGCGGTGCGGGTATTTTCCAGCGGTGCCAACCAAACCCCGGTGGCGGACGCCGGTCCCGCCCAGACCGCCACCGTCAACACCCTGGTTACTTTGGACGGCAGCCGTAGCCTCGATCCCGACCACAGTCCCGCCGCCCTGCGTTATCAATGGATCCAGCAATCCGGTCCCAACGCGCCCTTGGCCGCCGCCAACACCGCCCATCCCAGTTTCACCCCGGCCGCCACCGGTACCTATGTGTTCGCGCTCAAGGTGGACGACACCCAGGCGACCAGCGCCGCCGCCACGGTCGCCATCAAAGTGATCCCGCCCAACCAAGCCCCCATCGCCGACGCCGGGCCGGATCAGCAAGGCGTGGTGGGCAAGCCGGTCACGCTGGACGGCGGTGCCAGCCACGACCCCGATAACGGTCCGAAATCCCTGGTCTACCTCTGGCAGCAAGACGCGGGACCGATTGCGGTCAAACTGGACCCCGTGGCCCAGCCCAGCTTCGCCACCCAAGTGGCGGGTAGCTATGCCTTCCATCTCAAGGTCAACGACGGTGCCTTGGATAGCGCGGTGGACACGGTGAACGTGACGGTCCGGGAGTCCGACCAAGCCCCGACCGCCAACGCCGGCCCGGACCGCAGCGTCGTCCTGGGTTCGACCGTGACCCTGGACGGTAGCCAGAGCCGCGATCCCGACAACGGTCCCAGCCCGCTCAGCTACGCCTGGGAAGCGCCCAACGGCGTGGTCCTCGGCGGGGCCAACACCGCCCATCCCAGCTTCAAACCCACGCAATTGGGCACTTATGGTTTCCGCCTGACCGTGAGCGATGGCGTCGCGGCTTATAAAAGCTCCGACACCGTCACCATCACCGTGACCAACGCCGCCCCGGTGGCGAACGCCGGACCGGACCGGAGCGTCCTGCTGGGTTCGACCGTGACCTTGGACGGCAGCCAGAGCCGCGATCCCGATAACGCGCCGAATCCGCTCAAATACCTGTGGGAAGCCCCGCCCGGCTCGAATATCGCCCTGACCGGGGCCGATACCCCGCATCCGAGCTTCAAAGCCGATCAAGTCGGCAGGTTCGAGTTCAGCCTCACCGTCGACGATGGCAACCAGAAGAATTTCGACATGGTGAAGATCAACGTGACCAACGCCGCCCCGGTCGCCAACGCCGGGCCGGACCAATCCGTGCCCTTGGGTTCGACCGTGATCCTGGACGGTGGCCAGAGCCGCGACCCCGACAACGTGCCGGGTCCGCTGCAGTACCAATGGCAGGCACCGCAAGGTTCGGGTGTGGCGCTGACCGGGGCCGATACCGCCCACCCGAGTTTCACGCCCACCCAGCCCGGCAGCTATGAGTTCGGCCTGATCGTCACCGATGGCAACCTGCAAAACCTCGACAAAGTGATCGTCACCGTCACCAACCAAACCCCGGTGGCGAACGCCGGTCCCGATATCGGCGCCGAGACCGGAGCCACCGTCACCCTGGACGGCAGCGCCAGCGCCGATCCCGACCACGCGCCCGGTCCCTTGGCTTATCATTGGCTGGTGCCCACGGGCATTGTCCTGAACGGGTCCGAGACCGCCCACCCCAGCTTCGTACCGAATGAACCCGGCACCTATAGCTTCGGCTTGGTGGTCGATGATGGTGCCGCCCAGAGCGCCACCGATGCCGTCACGGTGACGGTCTCCCCGCCGCCGCCCCTGCGCCTGCTCAGCCCCCAGCCCGGCGCGGGTTTGAAGGCCAAGCAAAAGCAGGCGGTGACGTGGCAATCGAATGGCATCGCGGGTTCGATCAAGCTCACGCTGTCCTTGTCCAAGAACGGGGTGAAATGGACCAAGCTCGCCACGCCCAAGAACACGGGCCGCTATACCTGGAAGGTCGCCAAGGCCCAGGCGGGCGCGGCGGTGCGGCTGCGGTTGTGCGCCCCGGCCAAGTTGCCACTCAACGGCCCGCATTGCGACGAGACCGACGGTCCCTTCACGGTATCGCGCTGAGGGATAATCCGCGGGCATGGCCGGAAACCGTGCCCGCCGCGCGCATTGGCGGGCGGGGACGGCGGGTTCCACCCTGGGAACCCCGCCCCGGCGCATCCATATAGCCCACCCAATCCCTGCCATCCTATGAATATTCCTCCATCCGCCGAATCCCAAGCCGCCGCCGCCCTGCTCCAAACCCTCCGCGCCGAACTGGCCCAAGCCCTGGTCGGCCAAGCCGGCCTGATCGACGAAGTCCTGATCGGCTTGGTTTCGGGGGCGCATGTGCTGTTGGAGGGCGTCCCCGGCTTGGGCAAAACCCTGCTGGTCAAGGCGTTGGCGCGGGCTTGCGCCGGGCGGTTCGGGCGCATCCAGTTCACGCCCGACCTGATGCCTTCGGACGTGGTGGGCCATACCTTCTTCGATATGGCGAGCGGCCAGTTCATCACCCGCCAGGGTCCGGTGTTCGCCCATTGGTTGCTGGCCGACGAGATCAACCGCGCCCCGGCCAAGACCCAGGCCGCCTTGCTGGAGGTCATGCAGGAAAACCAAGTCACCCTGGACGGTGCGGCCCTGCCCTTGCCCCGGCCTTTCATGGTGCTGGCGACCCAGAATCCCATCGAGCAGGAAGGCACCTATCCCCTGCCCGAAGCGCAATTGGACCGCTTCCTGCTCAAAATCCGCATCGACTACCCCAGCCTGGAAGATGAATTGCGCCTCACCCGCCAAGTCACCGAAGGCCGCACCGGCGGCGATCTGGATGTGGACGCGGTCGCCACGGTGTTGACGCCCGAGCAGGTGCTGGGCCTGCAACGGGTGGCGGCGCGGGTGGTGGTGGACGAGCGGGTGCTGGCCTATGCCGTCGCCATCGTCCGCGCCACCCGCGACGATCCGCGCTTGGCGCTGGGGGCCGGGCCGCGGGGTGGCATCGCCCTGGTGCGGGCGGGCCGGGCGCGGGCGGTGCTGGCCGGGCGCGGCTATGCCACCCCGGACGATATCAAGGCCGTGGCCCTGCCCGCGCTGCGCCATCGGGTGATGTCCGCGCCGGAAGCGGATATCGAGGGGCTGACCGCCGACGATTTGCTGCGGGCCTTGTTGGAATATGTGCCCGCGCCGCGGTTGTGAGATGGCGGGATTATTGCCGCACCGGCCCTTGCTCGTCGCCCTGGCCTGTTGGTTCGGCGTCGCGGTGCTGGTGGTGGTGCGGCCTGGGCTGCTGCCGGTTTGGGGATGGGGCGGGGCGGTCCTGCTGGGCGTGGCCTTGGCCGATGCCGGCTTGGCGTTGCGCCGCGGCAATCCCTTGACGGCGCGGCGCGAGGTCCGGGCCGTCTGGCCTTTGGGCGTGGCGCAAACCATCGGCTTACGCCTGGCCGGCGGGGACGGCGCGGGCTGGGTGTTCGACCGTCCGCCCGTGGCATTCGCCGCCGCGGCCCGGCCCGTGGCGTTCCGGGTGCGTGGCGGAGAATGGACCCAGGTCCATTACCGGCTCACGCCCACCGAGCGCGGCGAGCATCGTTTCGATACGGTCGAGTTGCGGCTGTTGTCGCCCTGGCGCTTGTGGCTGACCCGGCACCGGACCGGGGAAACCCAGACGGTGCGGGTCTATCCCGATTTCGCCCGGATCGCCGAATATAGCTTGCTGGCGACCGACAACCGGCTGTCGCAATTGGGCGTATTGCGGCGGCGGCGGCGTGGCGAGGGTTCGGATTTCCAGCAATTGCGCGAGTACCGCCGCGACGATGCCCTGCGTAGCATCGATTGGAAAGCCACGGCCAAGCACCGCAAGCCCATCGTCCGCGAATACCAGGACGAGCGCGACCAGCGTTTGATGTTCCTGTTGGATTGCGGCCAGCGCATGCGGGCGCGGGACGATGCGCTGTCCCATTTCGACCATACCCTGAACGCCTTGCTCTTGCTGGCCTATGTGGCCCTGCGCCAGGGCGACGGGGTGGGCCTCGCCACCTTCGCCCATGCCCAGCCGCGGTTCCTGGCCCCGCGCAAGTCGCTGGACACCGTCCAACACTTGCTGGACGCCACCTACGACCTGCAACCCACGCCGCGCACCCCGGATTACCTGATGGCGGCCCAGTCCTTGGCCGGGCGCTTGGAACGGCGGGCGCTGATCGTCCTGCTCACCAATCTGCGCGACGAGGACGAATCCAGCCTGGTCCTGGCCTTGCGCCTATTGGGCAGGCGGCATGGGGTCCTGGTCGCCAATTTACGGGAAACCGCCCTGGACGCGGCCTTGGCCCGGCCCATCGCGGATTTCGACGCCGCCCTGGGCTATGCCGCCGCCGTGGATTACCGCCGCGCCCGGCGGCGGCAATGGGCGATGTTGAAGGCCCAGGGTGCCCAGGTGTTGGAGGTGGCCCCGCCCGGATTGCCCACGGCCCTGGTCAACCGCTATTGGGAGATGAAGCGTGGCGGTCTGCTATGAGGAGTAATATCGCTGTTTCGCCATATCTTGTTCAAACCCGGAGCCCACCATGAGTACGCCGAGTACGCCAGAACCCATCCCCGAGGCCGATGAGACCCAGAATCCCTACGAAGCGCCCCAGGCCAGGGTGGACGATCCCGGCCTCGAAGGGCTGGGCGAATTGCTGGAGACGCCCCGCGCCCTCGAATTCACGCGGGGGTTGGGCTGGCTGGCCGGCGGTTGGGAATTGTTCGCGAGGGCGCCCGCCACCTGGATCGGCATCGTGATCCTGTGGATGGTCATCATCGGCTTGATCCTGCTGGGCCAGAGCCTGGTGGCGAACCTCGCGGTGGGGCTGGTCAATACGCTGTTCACGGGCGGCCTGATGTATGGCTGCCATGCGCTGACCCTGGAGCGGGACGGCCTCGGGGTCGAACACCTGTTCGCGGGCCTGTTCCGCCGCTTCCTCGGCTTGGCCTTGATCGGACTGGCCGGGAGCGCCGCCAGCGCCGCGATCCTGTTCGGCTCGTTCATCGCCGCCCTGGGGATGCCGACGGGGTTCAATATCCTGGTCCATGGCGAAGCGGTGGCGATGATGCCCGATCCGGTCCGCTTGTTGCTGGCCCTGCTGATGGTATCGGCCCTGATGATGCCGGTGATGATGGCGCTCTGGTTCGCCCCGGCCCTGGCCATCTTGCACGATGTGCCGCCGGGGCGGGCCTTGGTCCTCAGCTTCCAGGGCTGCCTGCGGAACCTCATGCCGTTCCTGGCCTACGGCTTGGGTGGCGCGATCTTAACGGTCCTGGCCGTCCTGACCCTGGGCCTGGGCTGGCTGGCGCTGTGGCCGGTGTTGATCGCCTCGACCTATGTGGCCTACCGCAACATCTTCACCGAGTGAGCGATGGACACCCCGCCGCCCGATACCGTCCGCGTGGTCGCGACCCCCGAAGGCTGCGAATTGGTCCTGCGCCTGGCGGGACCGGCGGCGCGGGCGCGGGCGTTCTGCATCGATGCCGTAATCCGCTTCCTCGTGTTCGTGGCCGCGGCCACCTTGCTGGGACGGCTGGGTTCGATGGGCATGGGCTTGCTGCTGTTGGTCTATTTCGGGTTGGCTTGGGGGTATCCGGTGTTGTTCGAGGTCTTCAATGCCGGGGCCACGCCGGGCAAGCGCCTGTGCGGGCTGGCCGTGCTGCGCGACGATGCCACCCCGGTCGGTTGGGACGCCGCTTTCCTGCGCAACGCCCTGCGTTTCGTGGACGCCGCCCCGGTGGGCTATGCGGTGGGCTTGGTGGCCATGGGCCTGAATGGCGATGGCAAGCGCCTGGGCGATATCCTGGCCGGGACGGTGGTGGTGTATCGGGGCATGAAAAAACCCGATCCGGGCGGCCCGGCCCCGGTGGAGGGCGTGGAACCGCCGCCCTTCCCCCTGGGGGCCGGGGAACGGCGGGCGCTGTTGGAATACCGCCGCC
Encoded here:
- a CDS encoding PKD domain-containing protein, producing MQPIRSRIAPVLWSFALLSNAVGAATPPLAVETDHREATRNFFNALFFASEDVAMGWTGGSIAGCKPGTIGADFQAASLLRINLFRALAGVPAGIVLDDAFSVQAQAAALMMSAKNTLSHTPKQDDPHWPCLTDKGDAAAGKSNLSLGHAGPAAVFGQMQDQGGNNAAVGHRRWLLYPQTQKMGVGDVAGDGTSAHESANAVWVQDGHFGDPRPATRQDFVSWPPPGFLPYPLMFPRWSFSLADAKFDAAKVSVTRDGVGVPVTLEKVAEGSGENTLVFKPNDPAIGDPTPAPAGDIRFDVKVEKVKLAGAELPPFTYSVTLFDPARYDTDTVLPDISGPDHPVAGQAAVYDILGTVPGADGYEWLQAPPSPYATVQSAESGTDPDVETHTTLGYNFVTDEFAADGSHAYVLRHFRPEAQTLTLKKLFLPGAAARLNFQSRLGRASAFEVAKVQYSLDGGQAWHDLYIQAGQQDGSVPVENGFSPRSIDLDSLAGRPLRIRFRYDLAAPGAGAFTTPSSGDAVGWYIDAVAFEDMEALDPVAIASAEAGPGFSFTGAAPGALVLAGRGTLSGQPLEWGPVKAVRVFSSGANQTPVADAGPAQTATVNTLVTLDGSRSLDPDHSPAALRYQWIQQSGPNAPLAAANTAHPSFTPAATGTYVFALKVDDTQATSAAATVAIKVIPPNQAPIADAGPDQQGVVGKPVTLDGGASHDPDNGPKSLVYLWQQDAGPIAVKLDPVAQPSFATQVAGSYAFHLKVNDGALDSAVDTVNVTVRESDQAPTANAGPDRSVVLGSTVTLDGSQSRDPDNGPSPLSYAWEAPNGVVLGGANTAHPSFKPTQLGTYGFRLTVSDGVAAYKSSDTVTITVTNAAPVANAGPDRSVLLGSTVTLDGSQSRDPDNAPNPLKYLWEAPPGSNIALTGADTPHPSFKADQVGRFEFSLTVDDGNQKNFDMVKINVTNAAPVANAGPDQSVPLGSTVILDGGQSRDPDNVPGPLQYQWQAPQGSGVALTGADTAHPSFTPTQPGSYEFGLIVTDGNLQNLDKVIVTVTNQTPVANAGPDIGAETGATVTLDGSASADPDHAPGPLAYHWLVPTGIVLNGSETAHPSFVPNEPGTYSFGLVVDDGAAQSATDAVTVTVSPPPPLRLLSPQPGAGLKAKQKQAVTWQSNGIAGSIKLTLSLSKNGVKWTKLATPKNTGRYTWKVAKAQAGAAVRLRLCAPAKLPLNGPHCDETDGPFTVSR
- a CDS encoding AAA family ATPase; translated protein: MNIPPSAESQAAAALLQTLRAELAQALVGQAGLIDEVLIGLVSGAHVLLEGVPGLGKTLLVKALARACAGRFGRIQFTPDLMPSDVVGHTFFDMASGQFITRQGPVFAHWLLADEINRAPAKTQAALLEVMQENQVTLDGAALPLPRPFMVLATQNPIEQEGTYPLPEAQLDRFLLKIRIDYPSLEDELRLTRQVTEGRTGGDLDVDAVATVLTPEQVLGLQRVAARVVVDERVLAYAVAIVRATRDDPRLALGAGPRGGIALVRAGRARAVLAGRGYATPDDIKAVALPALRHRVMSAPEADIEGLTADDLLRALLEYVPAPRL
- a CDS encoding DUF58 domain-containing protein — its product is MAGLLPHRPLLVALACWFGVAVLVVVRPGLLPVWGWGGAVLLGVALADAGLALRRGNPLTARREVRAVWPLGVAQTIGLRLAGGDGAGWVFDRPPVAFAAAARPVAFRVRGGEWTQVHYRLTPTERGEHRFDTVELRLLSPWRLWLTRHRTGETQTVRVYPDFARIAEYSLLATDNRLSQLGVLRRRRRGEGSDFQQLREYRRDDALRSIDWKATAKHRKPIVREYQDERDQRLMFLLDCGQRMRARDDALSHFDHTLNALLLLAYVALRQGDGVGLATFAHAQPRFLAPRKSLDTVQHLLDATYDLQPTPRTPDYLMAAQSLAGRLERRALIVLLTNLRDEDESSLVLALRLLGRRHGVLVANLRETALDAALARPIADFDAALGYAAAVDYRRARRRQWAMLKAQGAQVLEVAPPGLPTALVNRYWEMKRGGLL
- a CDS encoding BPSS1780 family membrane protein, whose protein sequence is MSTPSTPEPIPEADETQNPYEAPQARVDDPGLEGLGELLETPRALEFTRGLGWLAGGWELFARAPATWIGIVILWMVIIGLILLGQSLVANLAVGLVNTLFTGGLMYGCHALTLERDGLGVEHLFAGLFRRFLGLALIGLAGSAASAAILFGSFIAALGMPTGFNILVHGEAVAMMPDPVRLLLALLMVSALMMPVMMALWFAPALAILHDVPPGRALVLSFQGCLRNLMPFLAYGLGGAILTVLAVLTLGLGWLALWPVLIASTYVAYRNIFTE
- a CDS encoding RDD family protein, with the translated sequence MDTPPPDTVRVVATPEGCELVLRLAGPAARARAFCIDAVIRFLVFVAAATLLGRLGSMGMGLLLLVYFGLAWGYPVLFEVFNAGATPGKRLCGLAVLRDDATPVGWDAAFLRNALRFVDAAPVGYAVGLVAMGLNGDGKRLGDILAGTVVVYRGMKKPDPGGPAPVEGVEPPPFPLGAGERRALLEYRRRAATLTPERALELAALAAPLTAGLSPEAGRARLFRLADFLQGRAVQGRD